The following are from one region of the Qipengyuania flava genome:
- a CDS encoding Crp/Fnr family transcriptional regulator, with the protein MDSLSSMLIYGAALVAIVAMAATSIRRMRYALLVAGLGALGHSILGGQIVWAIVTFFFVAVNAVQIAVLRRRAKRGSMLEEELGLFDRMLGIEDPARQQRLRDLMEWRDVEEGEVLMTQGQTNPPLVYVARGSARVECDGKTVGLCGAEEFLGEMSLVSGQTASATAIVAERSRIATFDRDALAQYARAVPEVDTALTHALNRGLAAKVRRMNDAASGGGQENSGEA; encoded by the coding sequence ATGGACTCGCTGTCGAGCATGTTGATCTACGGGGCCGCTCTGGTCGCGATCGTCGCCATGGCGGCGACATCGATCCGGCGCATGCGCTACGCCCTCCTGGTGGCTGGTCTGGGCGCCTTGGGGCACTCTATCCTTGGCGGGCAGATTGTGTGGGCAATCGTCACCTTCTTCTTCGTCGCGGTGAACGCAGTGCAGATCGCTGTGTTGCGGCGCCGGGCCAAGCGCGGATCCATGCTGGAGGAAGAGCTCGGCCTGTTCGATCGCATGCTTGGCATCGAGGACCCTGCGCGCCAGCAGCGCCTGCGCGATCTCATGGAGTGGCGCGATGTGGAGGAGGGCGAGGTGCTGATGACCCAGGGGCAGACCAATCCGCCGCTCGTTTACGTCGCGCGCGGATCGGCGCGGGTCGAATGCGATGGGAAGACCGTGGGCCTGTGCGGCGCAGAGGAGTTCCTTGGCGAGATGAGCCTTGTTTCGGGCCAGACCGCGTCGGCCACGGCAATTGTTGCCGAACGCTCGCGCATTGCGACCTTCGACCGCGATGCTCTGGCCCAATACGCCCGCGCGGTGCCCGAGGTGGATACAGCGCTGACGCACGCGCTGAACCGCGGTCTTGCGGCCAAGGTCCGGCGCATGAACGACGCTGCATCGGGCGGTGGTCAAGAAAACTCTGGCGAGGCGTAA
- a CDS encoding 2'-5' RNA ligase family protein codes for MSSAGEAPLIVTAQLPRDLHARFTALRTAHFPPERNYLEAHVTLFHALPAMCEGEALTHLKRLATEFAPVAGQVEGLMPLGGGTAIKLHSPDMLALRSMIAEHFRGMLTQQDQHIPRLHVTIQNKVTGKEAKALQAALAGTIAPQAFAFRGIELFRYRGGPWEPVKAFAFRGKGAP; via the coding sequence GTGAGCAGCGCGGGCGAGGCTCCGCTGATCGTTACCGCGCAACTGCCGCGCGATCTCCACGCCCGTTTCACCGCCCTGCGGACGGCGCATTTCCCGCCTGAGCGCAACTACCTTGAAGCGCATGTCACGCTGTTCCACGCGCTGCCCGCGATGTGCGAAGGCGAGGCGCTGACGCACTTGAAGCGGCTCGCCACCGAGTTCGCGCCCGTTGCCGGACAGGTCGAAGGGCTCATGCCGCTTGGCGGGGGTACCGCGATCAAGCTCCATAGCCCCGATATGCTCGCCCTGCGCAGTATGATCGCCGAGCATTTCCGCGGAATGCTGACCCAGCAGGACCAGCACATCCCGCGGCTCCATGTGACGATCCAGAACAAGGTTACGGGCAAGGAAGCCAAGGCGTTGCAGGCAGCCCTTGCCGGGACGATCGCGCCGCAGGCCTTCGCCTTTCGCGGGATAGAGCTCTTCCGCTACCGGGGCGGGCCGTGGGAGCCGGTAAAGGCGTTTGCATTTCGGGGAAAAGGCGCGCCATAA
- the mltG gene encoding endolytic transglycosylase MltG, producing MKKAGCLLAGVLALVLAIGAIWFLTGWWGEADVEEDTNFIVPSGASLTSVASKLEDEGLIGSADGFLLRAKIFGSSDPIMAGEFLLPVGASNASILQIFQSGDVIRRFVTIPEGMPSILVHERLMAEELLTGEIPVPIEGSVLPDTYDFERGEERAAVLARMQAAMQNYLAEAWPKRASDIAVDNVRDAVILASIVEKETGKPSERRMVAGLYSNRVKDGMLLQADPTIIYPITKGKPLGRRIRQSEIAAINDYNTYTMVGLPKGPITNPGREAIAAVLDPAETSARYMVADGTGGHAFSETLEEHNRAVAKWFEIRRQRGEM from the coding sequence GTGAAGAAGGCCGGGTGCCTCCTTGCGGGCGTCCTTGCGTTGGTCCTTGCGATTGGCGCGATCTGGTTCCTGACCGGCTGGTGGGGCGAGGCGGATGTCGAGGAGGACACGAACTTCATCGTGCCTTCCGGCGCAAGCCTCACCTCGGTTGCCTCCAAGCTGGAAGACGAAGGGCTGATCGGCAGCGCCGACGGTTTCCTGCTGCGCGCCAAGATATTCGGCTCGTCCGATCCGATCATGGCGGGCGAGTTCCTGCTCCCCGTAGGCGCGAGCAACGCTTCGATCTTGCAGATTTTCCAGAGCGGCGATGTCATCCGGCGCTTCGTCACCATTCCCGAAGGCATGCCGTCGATCCTCGTGCACGAACGGCTGATGGCCGAGGAGCTGCTGACCGGCGAGATTCCCGTACCGATCGAGGGTTCGGTCCTTCCCGACACCTACGATTTCGAGCGCGGCGAAGAACGCGCGGCGGTGCTCGCGCGGATGCAGGCGGCTATGCAGAACTACCTCGCCGAAGCCTGGCCCAAGCGCGCATCGGACATTGCGGTCGACAATGTGCGCGATGCCGTCATCCTTGCCTCCATCGTTGAGAAGGAAACCGGCAAGCCCAGCGAACGGCGCATGGTCGCCGGGCTCTATTCCAACCGTGTGAAGGACGGCATGCTGCTCCAGGCCGACCCGACGATCATCTACCCGATCACCAAGGGCAAGCCGCTGGGGCGACGCATTCGCCAGTCGGAAATCGCCGCAATCAACGATTACAACACCTACACCATGGTCGGGCTGCCCAAGGGCCCGATCACCAACCCGGGGCGCGAGGCGATAGCTGCAGTGCTCGATCCGGCGGAGACCAGCGCGCGCTACATGGTGGCGGATGGCACTGGCGGGCATGCTTTTTCCGAAACGCTGGAAGAGCACAACCGGGCGGTTGCCAAGTGGTTCGAAATACGCCGCCAGCGCGGGGAAATGTGA